The stretch of DNA GTCGCTTCGGACTTCTACGATGCCCTCGACGAGGAAGTCGAGGAACTGCTCGCCGATGCCGCCCGTCGTGCCGAGCAGAACGACCGAAAGACCGTCCAGCCGCGCGACCTGTAAGACGGCCTCCTAGCTTCTCCCGTTTTTTCACTCGCCGTCAGCGCGGCGTACCGTCACGCCGCCCTCGCGTCCCACGTGCACCTCGTCGACCAGGTCGACGAACAGGCCGTGTTCGACGACGCCCGGTATCGTCGCGAGGTCGGTCGCCAGCGCCCCCGGGTCGGTGATCGTACCGAAGTCGGCGTCGAGGACGACATTACCGTTGTCGGTCACGACGGGGCCGTCCTTGCGCTCGGCCGTCCGGAGCGTCGGCGTCCCCCCGAGTTCGCGGAGCGACCGCCGGACGGCCGC from Haloplanus salinus encodes:
- a CDS encoding DUF1931 family protein, encoding MADLIVKAAVKEALQDKNVASDFYDALDEEVEELLADAARRAEQNDRKTVQPRDL